The genomic interval GCGAACCGCACGACAGGAGGACATCGCATGACCAATCCGCCGACCGGACGACTTGAAACGACGCCCCGAGGGCCCGACCTGGTGCTGACCCGCTCGTTCCAGGCAGGCATCGACGACGTGTGGGCCAGTGTGACCGAGCCCGAGCGCAGCGCCCGCTGGTTCGGCCGCTGGACCGGCGACGACCCCGGCCCTGGCCGCACGATCAAGGTGCAGATGGCGTACGAGGAGAACGCCCCCTGGACGGAGATGCGCATCGACGCCTGCGAGCCGCCGCACCGCCTGGCCGTGACCGGAACGGAGGACGGCTGGCGGATCGAGGTGCAGCTGACCGCGACCGGCGAGCGCACCGAGCTGCGGCTCATCCACCATCTCGACTCCTCCGAGGGCATCGGCGACGTCGGGCCGGGCTGGGAGTACTACCTGGACATGCTGGTCGCGGCCCGCGAGGGCGCTCCGCAGCCGGTCTTCGAGGACTACTACCCGTCGATGAAGGCCTATTTCGAGACTCTGCGTCCCTGACGACGCGCCCGGGTGCGTGATGCGTTACCGTGCTGCGTCGAGCGCCGCCATGCTTGCGGCGGCAGGCTACCGGGGAGGGTGGCATGACGATGGCCGACACGGATGTGGTCGAGGCGCGAGGCCACCGCATCGACGCGATCGCGGCCGCCGCCATCGTGCTCACCGTCGATGCCGTGCTGCTGCTGGTGATCGCTGTGATCGGCGTGCCGTTCCTGATGTTCGTCTTCGGCGACGAGGAGGGCACCTGGCAGCGTCTGTGGCCGTACGCGGCGGGCTGGCTGCTGGCCGTGCTGCTGGCCGCCGCCTGCGCCGCCGCGGTGATCCGGCTGTCCGGTTTCGGCGCCTACTCGATCCGCCGGGCCGGCACCCTGGCCGCGGCGGGCACCGCGGTCGCCGCGGCGCTGCTCGCCGTCCTCTCGATCCGCACCTCGCCCAGCCTGGTGCTGATCGCCCTGCCGTTCGCCGTGGCCAACGTGG from Paractinoplanes brasiliensis carries:
- a CDS encoding SRPBCC family protein — its product is MTNPPTGRLETTPRGPDLVLTRSFQAGIDDVWASVTEPERSARWFGRWTGDDPGPGRTIKVQMAYEENAPWTEMRIDACEPPHRLAVTGTEDGWRIEVQLTATGERTELRLIHHLDSSEGIGDVGPGWEYYLDMLVAAREGAPQPVFEDYYPSMKAYFETLRP